Proteins encoded together in one Thermophilibacter immobilis window:
- the pdxA gene encoding 4-hydroxythreonine-4-phosphate dehydrogenase PdxA produces the protein MADARPIVAITMGDPAGNGPEITVKALTDPSLYDRCRPLVVGDAKMIEQATGFVQHPEVRVRAVSRVEEARFEAGTIDVYHLDLIEDASAFKLGEVSVEGGNAAFQSVKKTIELALAGEVDATVTNALNKEAMNLALAPQGLHFDGHTEIYATYTHTKKYAMMLAHHDFRVVHVSTHCSLREACARVKTPRVLEVIRLGWQACRDLGIENPKVAVAGLNPHAGENGLFGTEEIDEIIPAIQLAQAEGIDAVGPCPPDTVFSQLHGGWYDIVVCMYHDQGHIPTKLLGFVYDREEKGWKAVEGVNVTLGLPIIRTSVDHGTGFDLVGKGTSNELSLVNAIDYALRMAAGRQSKK, from the coding sequence ATGGCTGACGCGCGCCCCATAGTCGCCATCACCATGGGCGACCCGGCCGGCAACGGGCCGGAGATTACCGTCAAGGCGCTCACCGACCCCTCGCTCTACGATCGATGCCGCCCGCTCGTGGTGGGCGACGCCAAGATGATCGAGCAGGCCACGGGCTTCGTGCAGCATCCTGAGGTGCGCGTGAGAGCGGTCTCCCGCGTGGAGGAGGCGCGCTTCGAAGCGGGCACGATTGACGTCTATCATCTTGATCTCATCGAGGACGCCTCCGCGTTCAAGCTCGGCGAGGTCTCCGTGGAGGGGGGCAATGCCGCCTTCCAGAGCGTCAAGAAGACGATCGAGCTGGCCCTCGCGGGCGAGGTCGACGCCACCGTCACCAACGCCCTCAACAAGGAGGCCATGAACCTGGCGCTCGCGCCCCAGGGCCTTCACTTTGACGGCCACACCGAGATCTACGCCACGTACACGCACACCAAGAAGTACGCGATGATGCTCGCCCACCACGACTTCCGGGTGGTTCACGTCTCGACGCACTGCTCGCTGCGCGAGGCCTGCGCGCGCGTGAAGACCCCGCGCGTGCTGGAGGTCATCCGCCTGGGGTGGCAGGCCTGCCGCGACCTGGGCATCGAGAACCCCAAGGTGGCGGTGGCCGGCCTCAACCCGCACGCCGGCGAGAACGGGCTGTTTGGGACCGAGGAGATCGACGAGATCATTCCCGCCATCCAGCTTGCCCAGGCGGAAGGCATCGACGCCGTAGGTCCGTGTCCGCCGGACACCGTCTTCTCCCAGTTGCACGGCGGCTGGTACGACATCGTCGTCTGCATGTACCACGACCAGGGCCACATTCCCACCAAGCTGCTGGGCTTCGTCTACGACCGTGAGGAGAAAGGATGGAAGGCCGTGGAGGGCGTCAACGTTACGCTCGGTCTGCCCATCATCCGCACGTCCGTGGATCACGGTACGGGGTTTGACCTTGTAGGCAAGGGCACGTCAAATGAGCTCTCGCTGGTGAACGCCATCGACTACGCGCTCAGGATGGCCGCGGGGAGGCAGTCAAAGAAGTAA
- a CDS encoding four-carbon acid sugar kinase family protein, with translation MAKTMLIADDLTGALDAGVCLLSADVLVAVSPEKIDSTAIAQAPSVLSINADTRHLDARHAYERVHALVRMARAADVELLFKKTDSALRGNIGAELAAFLDASGASRLHFIPALPEMGRTTVDGVHLIGGVPVSESPFGADPFNPVTFDRVSQIIRAQTDLPVTLVSEGQPVPVDGRGIVVYDATTPASVSRRVSELMERGEGGLLAGCSGAAQAVAQALDLSAPVLEGDSTKGNLLVACGSINRVSADQCAYAAAQGASVLHVDRDAKCEASWGEGPEGAAFVECAVDSWAHHSLTVLDGSDLEDLSGIIPKAADVRQVVSDNFGELLVRVCRRHVCGRVLVTGGDVLASFLRAAGVDVVRPLGQIVPGVVGFEMEWGARPLVIASKSGGFGSQSLFVDMAAAAAPTGGVMI, from the coding sequence ATGGCAAAGACGATGCTCATAGCGGACGATCTCACGGGCGCGCTCGACGCCGGCGTGTGCCTTCTGTCTGCTGACGTGCTCGTTGCGGTGTCTCCCGAGAAGATAGATAGTACGGCAATCGCCCAGGCACCCTCGGTCCTGTCGATAAACGCCGACACGCGTCATCTGGACGCCCGTCACGCCTATGAGCGCGTGCATGCGCTCGTGCGCATGGCTCGTGCGGCCGACGTGGAGCTTCTCTTCAAGAAGACCGACTCTGCGCTCAGGGGCAACATCGGTGCTGAACTTGCTGCCTTTCTCGACGCATCGGGCGCGTCCCGGCTCCACTTCATCCCGGCCCTGCCCGAGATGGGCAGGACCACCGTGGACGGCGTCCATCTCATAGGGGGCGTCCCCGTGAGCGAGAGCCCCTTTGGCGCCGACCCGTTCAACCCCGTGACCTTCGATCGCGTGAGCCAGATCATTCGTGCCCAGACCGACCTGCCCGTGACGCTCGTCTCCGAGGGGCAGCCGGTGCCCGTGGATGGTCGCGGCATCGTGGTCTACGACGCCACGACCCCCGCGTCCGTGAGCCGTCGCGTGTCCGAGCTCATGGAGCGCGGGGAGGGTGGTCTTCTCGCTGGCTGCTCCGGGGCGGCCCAGGCCGTTGCCCAGGCGCTCGACCTGAGTGCCCCCGTTCTCGAGGGCGACTCCACGAAGGGCAACCTGCTCGTGGCCTGCGGCTCCATCAACCGCGTCTCGGCCGATCAGTGCGCCTATGCCGCAGCCCAGGGGGCGAGCGTCCTACACGTTGACAGAGACGCAAAGTGCGAGGCCTCATGGGGCGAGGGCCCGGAGGGCGCCGCGTTCGTCGAGTGCGCCGTGGACTCGTGGGCCCACCACTCGCTCACGGTGCTCGACGGAAGCGACCTGGAGGACCTGAGCGGCATCATTCCAAAGGCCGCCGACGTGCGCCAGGTCGTCTCCGACAACTTCGGGGAGCTGCTCGTGCGCGTGTGTCGCCGGCACGTCTGTGGTCGGGTGCTCGTCACGGGCGGCGACGTGCTCGCGAGCTTTTTGCGCGCGGCTGGCGTCGACGTCGTGCGGCCCCTGGGCCAGATTGTTCCCGGGGTCGTGGGCTTCGAGATGGAGTGGGGAGCCCGCCCGCTCGTTATCGCATCCAAATCGGGCGGGTTCGGTTCCCAGAGCCTGTTCGTAGACATGGCGGCTGCGGCCGCCCCAACAGGAGGAGTGATGATCTAG
- a CDS encoding sigma-54-dependent transcriptional regulator yields MATFGALFIAPNPQLAAVAAEVAPDYPEFSVTIHEGDLSEGLAAALGSFEADFDVVISRGGTAQLLEEEFSVPVIEVGISTADLLAALLVHNPSGKKTAIVGFSNALDAIEQYVDFSDFDIDIFGISFEDELPLVLQDVVEGAYEVVLCDTFTYRRCLSTGIDAHLLSSGPESVSTALDRALFLCRQTHELRLRNRALWKLVKNQPARIAIFSSSGKLVYCNLISSRTELLSFMRGHLEGEEAGSLALRRGRQVFRLSRVHVGEDGENLIAFNVTTANAPLKESLVGIEYKNRDEVDRAYHESVFHLVGAGDELAADIAQAGKSGLPVLLEGKPGCGVSQVAALLYLSGSWGMRPYVVVDCSMLVDKSWEHLMNSHHSPLYESDQTLYLRAVHELSAKRLRELVEVVSRMGVTERNRVIISAAGPQGVGRADARALLDEHLHCHVLAIPPLSRRQSLRSTVSRYLDHLAHAVGERAPLVTDEAMELLARHPWPGNYVEFSRVLRQARAQVGEGELRAADVRSAFEREGVVRSASLGSEADAARLDLLRPLKDVERDVVRLVVKRYDGNQTKAAQTLGISRTTIWRMLRE; encoded by the coding sequence GTGGCCACCTTTGGAGCACTGTTCATAGCGCCCAACCCGCAGCTCGCCGCCGTGGCAGCCGAGGTCGCCCCGGACTATCCCGAGTTCAGCGTCACCATCCACGAGGGAGACCTCTCCGAGGGGCTCGCGGCCGCGCTCGGAAGCTTTGAGGCGGACTTTGACGTGGTCATCTCACGCGGCGGCACCGCTCAGCTGCTTGAGGAGGAGTTCTCGGTCCCCGTGATCGAGGTGGGCATCTCGACGGCCGACCTCCTCGCAGCTCTGCTCGTCCACAACCCCTCCGGCAAGAAGACGGCCATCGTCGGATTCTCGAACGCGCTCGACGCCATCGAGCAGTACGTGGACTTCTCGGACTTCGACATCGACATCTTTGGCATCTCGTTCGAGGACGAGCTCCCCCTCGTCCTGCAGGACGTCGTCGAGGGCGCCTACGAGGTCGTGCTCTGCGACACGTTCACCTATCGGCGCTGCCTGTCCACGGGAATCGACGCCCACCTGCTCTCCTCGGGTCCCGAGAGCGTGTCGACGGCCCTCGACCGGGCGCTCTTCCTCTGCCGACAAACGCATGAGCTGAGGCTGCGTAACCGCGCGCTCTGGAAGCTCGTCAAGAACCAGCCAGCGCGCATCGCGATCTTCTCGTCCTCCGGAAAGCTCGTGTACTGCAATCTCATTAGCTCGCGAACGGAGCTGCTCTCCTTCATGCGTGGCCACCTCGAGGGGGAGGAGGCGGGCAGCCTCGCTCTGCGAAGGGGCCGTCAGGTCTTTCGTTTGAGTCGCGTCCACGTGGGTGAGGACGGGGAGAATCTCATAGCGTTCAACGTCACCACGGCCAACGCCCCCCTCAAGGAGAGCCTCGTGGGAATCGAGTACAAGAACCGCGACGAGGTCGACCGCGCCTATCACGAGAGCGTCTTTCACCTCGTGGGCGCCGGAGACGAGCTGGCCGCGGACATCGCGCAAGCCGGCAAGAGCGGGCTGCCCGTCCTTCTCGAGGGCAAGCCCGGTTGCGGCGTGTCGCAGGTGGCGGCCCTGCTCTACCTGAGCGGAAGCTGGGGCATGCGCCCCTACGTCGTCGTCGATTGCTCGATGCTCGTCGACAAGAGTTGGGAGCACCTCATGAACTCGCACCACTCCCCGCTCTACGAGTCCGACCAGACGCTCTACCTCAGGGCCGTCCACGAGCTCTCCGCGAAGAGGCTCCGCGAGCTTGTCGAGGTCGTGTCGCGCATGGGCGTCACCGAGCGCAACCGTGTGATCATCTCGGCAGCAGGTCCGCAGGGCGTTGGTCGCGCTGACGCGAGGGCCCTCCTCGACGAGCATCTGCACTGCCACGTCCTCGCCATTCCCCCTCTGAGCCGCCGTCAGAGCCTGCGCAGCACGGTAAGCCGCTACCTCGACCATCTTGCACATGCGGTCGGCGAGCGGGCGCCTCTCGTGACCGACGAGGCCATGGAGCTGCTCGCCCGGCACCCCTGGCCAGGCAACTACGTCGAGTTCAGCCGGGTGCTCAGGCAGGCCAGGGCGCAGGTGGGGGAGGGGGAGCTGCGCGCCGCCGACGTCCGCTCGGCCTTCGAACGCGAGGGCGTCGTACGCTCCGCCTCGCTGGGCAGCGAGGCGGACGCCGCCCGGCTGGACCTCCTGCGACCGCTCAAGGACGTTGAGCGCGACGTCGTGCGGCTGGTCGTGAAGCGCTACGACGGCAACCAGACCAAGGCGGCCCAGACCCTGGGCATAAGCCGGACGACCATCTGGCGCATGCTCCGAGAGTAG
- a CDS encoding sialidase family protein → MSMKTLQGLTPDGQIYYDEEMRLTEAMLPPGPWTSAHGPALLETARGTLLCCWFAGTFEGDTDINIVVSRLEKGNERWSEPSNISCDTDFSDQNPSLFSAPDGDIWAMYTSQLGRQPGKDNMQYTSVVKCQVSHDDGLTWDDPTIMFADPGTFARQPIQILSNGRWIFGNWMCTDNSKLGLSGDPSAFQVSDDAGKTWRRVDVPGSAGRVHPNVIELDGGYLVAFMRSREADWIYRSESSDWGDIWSEPVPTPLPNNNSSISALRLTSGRVAVAYNHSSAPRAYGQKGAWPGLRCPVSIALSEDGGHTFPLIRHIERGEGYVGDENRASNRQYEYPYLMQASDGMLHLAYAYQTRRGVKWVTLSEEDVMGAVRGESTYNPTSGEGCR, encoded by the coding sequence ATGTCAATGAAAACGCTGCAAGGTCTTACACCTGACGGACAGATTTACTACGACGAGGAGATGCGTCTTACCGAGGCCATGCTGCCGCCTGGCCCCTGGACATCGGCTCATGGACCGGCTCTTCTTGAAACGGCGCGGGGCACGCTCTTATGCTGCTGGTTCGCGGGGACCTTCGAGGGGGACACCGACATTAACATCGTGGTGTCGCGCTTGGAGAAAGGTAATGAGCGATGGAGCGAGCCGTCAAACATCTCCTGTGACACTGACTTTTCTGATCAGAACCCCTCGCTCTTCTCTGCGCCGGACGGTGACATCTGGGCGATGTACACTTCTCAGCTTGGTCGCCAGCCGGGCAAGGACAACATGCAGTACACCTCGGTGGTCAAGTGTCAGGTAAGCCATGATGACGGCCTTACCTGGGACGATCCTACGATTATGTTCGCAGATCCGGGGACCTTCGCACGCCAGCCCATCCAGATTCTCTCCAACGGGCGTTGGATCTTTGGCAACTGGATGTGCACGGACAATTCCAAGCTGGGTCTTTCGGGTGATCCCTCCGCGTTTCAAGTCTCTGATGACGCGGGAAAGACCTGGCGGCGCGTCGACGTGCCCGGGTCAGCGGGGCGCGTCCATCCCAACGTGATAGAACTTGATGGCGGATACCTCGTCGCCTTTATGCGCTCGCGTGAGGCCGACTGGATTTATCGGAGCGAGTCGTCTGACTGGGGAGATATCTGGAGCGAGCCCGTACCCACTCCGCTTCCCAACAACAATTCATCCATCAGCGCCCTTCGTCTGACAAGTGGGCGCGTGGCCGTGGCCTACAATCACTCAAGCGCGCCGCGGGCGTACGGACAAAAGGGAGCCTGGCCTGGACTGCGCTGCCCGGTCTCGATAGCCCTGTCCGAAGACGGCGGCCACACGTTTCCCCTCATTCGTCACATCGAGCGCGGCGAAGGCTATGTGGGCGATGAGAACCGTGCGAGCAATCGCCAGTACGAGTATCCCTATCTCATGCAAGCGAGCGACGGCATGCTGCATCTTGCCTATGCCTATCAGACGAGGCGCGGCGTCAAGTGGGTGACGCTTTCAGAGGAAGACGTCATGGGAGCCGTGCGAGGAGAGAGTACGTACAACCCCACATCGGGTGAAGGCTGCCGATAG
- a CDS encoding MFS transporter — protein sequence MGIHGIKGASDVAIILAASFFYLASPMLVNPLITGFAGTLGVGVAITGLIGGLMNLCSLVVRPLAGNLSDLKNRRALSSVGAGLMALTCGGYALATSPVQVAILRVGNGVGYSLCSVCMFTWFASLLPAERIGSGTGLFGMMNALGMAVGPALGIAVQGAFGYRPALACAGVLAGACVLLVQFVGDSGEPSRSVTGAGPRRSVRLLDVRVVPVALIVTLFTIPYTATQSFIVSYAAARDARLMMSAFFPTYAVSLLALRFLLRRWFDTVGFGRFLVAASISALGSFALLWRLGGNAALLVAAALMAGGYGIMCSACQAGAVRIAGKEHAGLANSTYYMGLDLGMASGPMIGGALIESLGMPALYPALAVCVPMAVTVWLVARRSLFVTQSRRDGRAT from the coding sequence GTGGGCATTCATGGTATCAAGGGAGCATCGGACGTTGCCATCATCTTGGCGGCAAGCTTCTTCTATCTTGCGAGCCCCATGCTTGTGAACCCGCTCATCACAGGATTCGCGGGGACGCTTGGTGTGGGTGTGGCGATTACGGGCCTTATAGGGGGTCTCATGAACCTCTGCTCCCTCGTTGTGCGGCCCCTTGCGGGAAATCTGTCCGACCTCAAGAATCGTCGAGCGCTCTCCTCTGTGGGCGCGGGCCTCATGGCACTCACCTGCGGCGGCTATGCGCTCGCCACCAGTCCGGTCCAGGTAGCGATCTTGCGCGTGGGCAACGGCGTGGGATACTCGCTTTGCTCGGTATGCATGTTCACGTGGTTTGCGAGTCTGCTCCCCGCTGAGAGGATTGGCTCGGGCACGGGGCTCTTTGGCATGATGAACGCACTCGGCATGGCCGTGGGCCCCGCCTTGGGCATTGCGGTGCAGGGGGCTTTTGGCTATCGACCCGCGCTCGCCTGCGCAGGCGTGCTCGCGGGTGCGTGCGTGCTGCTCGTGCAGTTCGTGGGCGACTCGGGCGAGCCCTCACGATCTGTTACGGGGGCTGGACCACGAAGAAGTGTGCGACTGCTCGATGTGCGTGTTGTCCCCGTGGCGCTTATCGTTACCCTCTTTACGATTCCCTACACCGCGACGCAGTCGTTCATCGTCAGCTATGCTGCCGCGCGGGATGCGAGACTCATGATGAGCGCCTTCTTTCCGACGTATGCCGTGTCCCTTCTCGCTCTGCGCTTCCTCTTGAGAAGGTGGTTTGACACGGTGGGCTTTGGGAGGTTTCTCGTGGCGGCCTCGATCTCGGCACTCGGATCGTTCGCGCTGCTATGGAGACTTGGGGGCAATGCGGCCCTGCTCGTGGCAGCTGCCCTCATGGCTGGCGGCTACGGCATCATGTGCTCGGCATGCCAGGCCGGGGCGGTGCGCATAGCGGGCAAAGAACATGCCGGACTTGCCAACAGCACCTATTACATGGGACTCGACCTGGGGATGGCATCCGGGCCCATGATAGGGGGCGCTCTTATCGAGTCCTTGGGCATGCCCGCTCTTTACCCTGCGCTTGCAGTCTGCGTTCCCATGGCGGTGACGGTGTGGCTCGTGGCACGCCGGTCGCTGTTTGTCACGCAATCGAGAAGAGACGGGAGGGCCACGTAG
- the dapA gene encoding 4-hydroxy-tetrahydrodipicolinate synthase — protein sequence MAELKGIVVPIVTPMNEDESLNLEELRRQVDRQIEAGIHGIFPFGTNGEGYILTGAEKKQVLETVIDQVAGRVPVYAGTGCISTRQTIEQCKMAQAAGADILSVITPWFAKASQHELIVHYETVAAAVKTPIVLYNIPARTGNALEPQTVVELAKVDNIVGAKDSSGDWDNLSAYIELTKDMDFGVLSGNDALILKALKAGAKGAIAGCANVYPQNMVGIYENWAKGDLAAAEKCQEAVGPLRGCFKYGNPNTVVKTAVNLLGYPVGKCRAPFNYLCDEGVSELKATLASDREKGMR from the coding sequence ATGGCTGAGCTCAAAGGTATCGTCGTTCCCATCGTGACGCCCATGAACGAGGACGAGTCACTCAACCTGGAGGAGCTGCGTCGCCAGGTCGACCGCCAGATCGAGGCGGGCATCCACGGCATCTTCCCCTTTGGCACCAACGGCGAGGGCTACATCCTCACGGGCGCGGAGAAGAAGCAGGTCCTGGAGACGGTGATCGACCAGGTCGCAGGGCGCGTGCCCGTCTACGCGGGAACCGGCTGCATCTCCACCAGGCAGACCATCGAGCAGTGCAAGATGGCGCAGGCCGCCGGCGCGGACATCCTCTCGGTCATCACGCCGTGGTTCGCCAAGGCGAGCCAGCACGAGCTCATCGTCCACTACGAGACCGTGGCGGCCGCCGTGAAGACGCCGATCGTGCTCTATAACATCCCGGCGCGCACGGGCAACGCCCTCGAGCCCCAGACCGTCGTCGAGCTCGCCAAGGTCGACAACATCGTGGGCGCCAAGGACTCCTCGGGCGACTGGGACAACCTCTCTGCCTACATCGAGCTCACCAAGGACATGGACTTCGGTGTCCTCTCCGGCAACGACGCCCTCATCCTCAAGGCGCTCAAGGCCGGCGCCAAGGGGGCCATCGCGGGCTGTGCCAACGTCTACCCTCAGAACATGGTGGGCATCTACGAGAACTGGGCCAAGGGCGACCTTGCGGCGGCCGAGAAGTGCCAGGAGGCGGTGGGCCCGCTGCGCGGCTGCTTCAAGTACGGCAATCCCAACACCGTGGTGAAGACGGCCGTGAACCTTCTGGGCTATCCGGTGGGGAAGTGCCGCGCGCCGTTCAACTACCTCTGTGACGAGGGCGTCTCCGAGCTCAAGGCGACGCTTGCCTCTGATCGCGAGAAGGGAATGCGCTAA
- a CDS encoding iron-containing alcohol dehydrogenase has product MLSSYSLRLPKVVFAGEHATEKIAGIVGELGATQAVLFTDAGLRKIGIADAACAALEQTGCKVSIIDDIPAEPTYAAVQHAVDELKRLGADVIVGVGGGSVMDTAKLASVAATDAYSVHDLLADPSQVSKQLPTIMVPTTAGTGAEATPNAIVAVPEEELKVGIVSDALISDYVILDADMIKNLPRPIAASTGIDALCHAIECYTSTKANPFSDTFALEAFDLIVNNIECACDDPEAMDAKRAMQVASFYAGIAITSSGTTAVHALSYPLGGKYHVAHGVSNAILLMPVMHFNEPVIRGRLAAAYDRAITGDATTDEQKSAAVIERMDQIVRHLDIPKKLDELGIHDVPVDELAKAGMKVTRLLSNNMREVTYEDAKAIYQQVM; this is encoded by the coding sequence ATGCTGAGTTCGTATTCGCTGAGGCTTCCGAAGGTCGTCTTTGCCGGCGAGCATGCGACCGAGAAGATCGCGGGGATCGTGGGCGAGCTGGGAGCCACGCAGGCCGTCCTCTTCACCGACGCGGGACTGCGCAAGATCGGCATCGCCGACGCCGCCTGCGCCGCTCTCGAGCAGACCGGCTGCAAGGTCTCCATCATCGACGACATCCCCGCCGAGCCCACCTATGCTGCCGTCCAGCATGCGGTCGACGAGCTCAAGAGGCTTGGCGCCGATGTGATCGTGGGCGTGGGCGGCGGGTCGGTCATGGACACCGCCAAGCTCGCGAGCGTGGCTGCCACGGACGCCTACAGCGTCCATGACCTTCTCGCCGATCCCTCCCAGGTGTCCAAGCAGCTTCCCACCATCATGGTCCCCACCACGGCCGGGACCGGTGCCGAGGCCACACCCAACGCCATCGTGGCCGTGCCCGAGGAGGAGCTCAAGGTGGGCATCGTGAGCGACGCCCTGATCTCCGACTACGTGATTCTGGACGCGGACATGATTAAGAACCTCCCGCGTCCCATCGCCGCCTCAACGGGCATCGACGCCCTGTGCCATGCTATCGAGTGCTACACGAGCACCAAGGCAAACCCCTTCAGCGACACCTTCGCTCTGGAGGCCTTCGACCTTATCGTCAACAACATCGAGTGCGCCTGCGACGACCCGGAGGCCATGGACGCCAAGCGTGCCATGCAGGTCGCGAGCTTCTATGCGGGCATCGCCATCACGTCCTCGGGGACCACGGCGGTCCATGCGCTGTCCTATCCCCTGGGCGGAAAGTACCACGTGGCCCATGGCGTCTCCAACGCCATCCTGCTCATGCCCGTCATGCATTTCAACGAGCCCGTCATCCGCGGACGTCTGGCGGCCGCCTACGACCGTGCCATCACGGGAGATGCGACCACGGACGAGCAGAAGAGCGCCGCGGTCATCGAGCGCATGGACCAGATCGTGCGCCATCTCGACATTCCCAAGAAGCTTGACGAGCTGGGCATCCATGACGTGCCCGTCGACGAGCTGGCCAAGGCGGGCATGAAGGTCACGCGTCTGCTCTCCAACAACATGCGCGAGGTCACCTACGAGGACGCCAAGGCCATCTACCAGCAGGTCATGTAG
- a CDS encoding YhcH/YjgK/YiaL family protein, translating to MIYDGLGAIGLYRGLTKGLDVLIDWLSQNDPTELPLGITEIDGKRVFANVMNAKTRAFEDARFETHRKYMDVQIDLEGAERFKTTPGVTVAAGEFDVASDKGYCHGSPDNDDLLDGTLEDKHFVVFMVGEPHMPNLVTEGAEVGPLKKICFKVVSDAFWGEV from the coding sequence ATGATTTACGACGGACTGGGTGCCATCGGCCTCTACCGTGGCCTCACCAAGGGGCTCGACGTACTTATCGACTGGCTCTCTCAAAACGATCCCACGGAGCTGCCCCTGGGCATTACCGAGATTGACGGGAAACGCGTCTTTGCCAACGTCATGAATGCCAAGACGAGGGCGTTTGAGGACGCTCGCTTTGAGACGCATCGCAAGTATATGGACGTGCAGATCGACCTTGAGGGTGCTGAGCGTTTCAAGACCACCCCAGGTGTCACGGTGGCTGCTGGTGAGTTCGATGTGGCAAGTGACAAGGGCTACTGTCATGGGTCGCCGGACAATGACGACCTGCTCGACGGAACGCTCGAGGATAAGCACTTCGTGGTCTTCATGGTTGGTGAGCCGCATATGCCCAACCTCGTCACCGAGGGGGCTGAGGTTGGCCCTCTCAAGAAAATTTGCTTCAAGGTCGTGTCTGACGCGTTCTGGGGCGAGGTCTAG
- a CDS encoding SLC13 family permease, with translation MTTAMVLSLVVLVAMIVMIMFDVLPFGMPPIACCILIVLFGLGGDKPVQYAFAGFTNSTVWMLAFFMVILAAIQKTQMITKVKDAMTALVEKGGFKSYVLLLIVVMLGASILGMGSTAFYVLIFSLVVTMPYNEKLPSSKLVLPLGIASNHPLIPINVALQYGVAVSVLSAAGLAEGISMFQFAIVTFFLSAGFLLWAIVGYKFLPSHPVAEPTVENAKALSGEGPAKLPAWKEWTTILSFVIAIVAMMMVDTLGDLAYMIPGVCAFIMLLIKVIDFTEMRDNLFSPIILMTAGVIPVANCLADSGLTTLVGNTVAAAMGTSIPPFILLLIFTVLTSTFACFTGSQVGIVMIFAPLAIAVCQGLGYNPMAACVAVTLSGWAGHYMPIDGLPAMAFGMGKYTMIEFWKFTIPQYVIRLLFLCAGAIIVFPM, from the coding sequence ATGACCACCGCGATGGTTCTGTCGCTTGTCGTTCTTGTCGCCATGATTGTTATGATCATGTTCGACGTCCTCCCTTTTGGCATGCCACCTATTGCGTGCTGCATCCTTATTGTGCTGTTTGGCCTGGGCGGTGATAAACCCGTTCAGTATGCCTTCGCCGGCTTTACGAACTCCACCGTGTGGATGCTTGCGTTCTTCATGGTCATCCTTGCCGCCATTCAGAAGACGCAGATGATTACCAAGGTGAAGGATGCCATGACCGCGCTCGTGGAGAAAGGCGGCTTCAAGAGCTACGTCCTCCTACTCATCGTGGTCATGCTAGGTGCCTCCATATTGGGTATGGGTTCTACAGCGTTTTACGTGCTCATCTTTTCGCTAGTGGTTACCATGCCTTATAACGAAAAGCTGCCAAGTTCCAAGCTCGTGCTGCCGCTCGGCATTGCATCGAACCACCCTCTCATTCCCATCAATGTGGCATTGCAGTATGGGGTGGCCGTCTCGGTGCTCTCCGCTGCAGGTCTTGCTGAGGGAATCTCGATGTTTCAGTTTGCCATCGTAACGTTCTTCCTCTCCGCGGGATTTCTTCTGTGGGCGATTGTTGGATATAAGTTCCTGCCAAGCCACCCCGTGGCAGAGCCTACTGTCGAGAATGCCAAGGCACTCTCCGGCGAGGGTCCCGCGAAGCTTCCGGCGTGGAAGGAATGGACCACTATCCTCTCCTTTGTCATTGCCATCGTGGCTATGATGATGGTCGACACCCTGGGTGACCTCGCTTATATGATTCCTGGCGTCTGCGCTTTCATCATGCTGCTCATCAAGGTGATTGACTTCACCGAGATGCGTGACAACCTGTTCTCGCCTATCATTCTCATGACGGCCGGCGTCATCCCCGTAGCTAACTGTCTTGCCGACTCTGGCCTCACCACGCTCGTGGGCAACACGGTGGCGGCGGCTATGGGCACTTCCATTCCGCCATTCATTCTGCTGCTTATCTTTACGGTGCTCACCTCCACCTTTGCCTGCTTCACGGGTTCTCAGGTTGGCATCGTAATGATCTTTGCTCCGCTGGCCATTGCCGTGTGCCAGGGTCTTGGATATAACCCGATGGCTGCTTGCGTGGCCGTTACCCTCTCTGGCTGGGCGGGCCATTACATGCCCATTGACGGCCTTCCGGCTATGGCCTTTGGCATGGGCAAGTACACGATGATCGAGTTCTGGAAGTTCACGATTCCCCAGTATGTCATCCGGCTGCTCTTTCTGTGCGCTGGCGCGATTATCGTGTTCCCGATGTAG